One region of Marinitoga hydrogenitolerans DSM 16785 genomic DNA includes:
- the rd gene encoding rubredoxin → MKKYVCTVCGYIYDPEEGDPTAGIPAGTSFDDLPEDWVCPMCGVGKDMFEVQE, encoded by the coding sequence ATGAAAAAATACGTATGTACAGTATGTGGTTATATTTACGATCCAGAAGAAGGAGATCCTACAGCAGGAATACCAGCAGGAACATCATTTGATGATTTGCCAGAAGATTGGGTATGTCCAATGTGTGGTGTAGGTAAAGACATGTTTGAAGTTCAGGAATAA
- the glgX gene encoding glycogen debranching protein GlgX, with the protein METYFYYENPEKSLFLKTERGYPKLGVTVDSGGANFALFTENGKKVILELYQNFYDEEPSHIFELDPIKNKTGNIWHIYIHNVKHGQFYGWRVDGIYDPLNGLRFNKYKLLSDPYAKAISGSYNWDEDSVYGYDKTSPLLDLSFSTIDSAKSPTKSIVIDDSVYDWEDDIHPRIPLKDLVIYELNVRLFTMNPNSNVKSKGSFDGIIEKLYHLKELGVNAIELMPIFEFNPNSIIRNNPITGERLKDVWGYNPLSFFAVTGNYSNGLKIGEQVFLFKDFVKTLHKEGFEVILDVVYNHTGEGNELGPTLSFRGIDNPVYYILNKNKRYYENYSGCGNTFNCNHTVVKNLIIDSLRYWVTEMHVDGFRFDLASILGRDPHGNWIGDLSLLKDIAEDPVIFGSKLIAEGWDAAGGYFLGAFPERWAEWNGKFRDSVRRFVRGDEGLVAEIACRIAGSEDLYGNKSPVASVNFITSHDGFTLWDLVSYNEKHNEENGEKNNDGSNDNYSFNYGIEGETNDENIIKIRKKQIKNFFTILMISQGTPMIYMGDEFCRTQYGNNNAYCQDTIKNWVDWKRKEDFSDIFKFVKKLINFRKSHHTLRREHFFTGKDYSGDGIPDITWHGVKLNQPDFSHYSKSLAFMISGIDFVDQSLPPDNDVYIALNFYEKELKFELPVLHNKNWFRVIDTHFESPNDFLDFPQKVSNYYVVKSKSIIVLISK; encoded by the coding sequence ATGGAAACTTATTTTTATTATGAAAATCCAGAAAAATCTCTTTTTTTAAAAACTGAGCGAGGTTATCCAAAATTAGGAGTTACTGTTGACTCCGGAGGAGCAAATTTTGCTCTTTTTACTGAGAATGGTAAAAAAGTTATTTTGGAATTATATCAAAACTTTTATGATGAGGAACCCTCTCATATTTTTGAACTAGATCCAATAAAAAACAAAACCGGTAATATCTGGCATATTTATATTCATAATGTAAAACACGGTCAATTTTATGGTTGGCGCGTGGATGGAATTTATGACCCTTTAAATGGTTTAAGATTTAATAAATATAAATTATTATCTGATCCATACGCTAAAGCAATTTCTGGTTCATACAATTGGGATGAAGATAGTGTTTATGGATATGATAAAACCTCTCCTCTTTTAGATTTATCTTTCTCTACTATCGATTCTGCAAAAAGTCCTACGAAATCAATTGTTATAGATGATTCTGTTTATGATTGGGAAGATGATATACATCCAAGAATACCTTTGAAAGATTTAGTTATTTATGAATTAAATGTTAGATTGTTTACAATGAATCCAAATTCCAATGTGAAATCAAAAGGATCATTTGATGGTATTATTGAAAAGTTATACCACTTAAAAGAATTAGGTGTAAATGCCATTGAATTAATGCCCATCTTCGAATTTAATCCTAACTCAATTATTAGAAATAATCCTATAACTGGCGAAAGATTAAAAGATGTTTGGGGATATAATCCTTTAAGTTTTTTTGCTGTAACTGGAAATTATTCTAATGGTTTAAAAATAGGTGAACAGGTGTTTTTATTTAAGGATTTTGTAAAAACCCTTCATAAAGAAGGATTTGAAGTAATCTTAGATGTTGTATATAATCATACAGGTGAAGGCAACGAATTAGGACCAACTTTATCTTTTAGAGGTATAGATAATCCTGTCTATTATATATTAAATAAGAATAAAAGATATTATGAAAATTATTCTGGATGTGGAAATACTTTTAATTGTAATCATACTGTTGTTAAAAATCTTATTATTGATAGTTTAAGATATTGGGTTACTGAAATGCATGTTGATGGTTTTAGATTTGATTTAGCTTCAATACTAGGAAGAGATCCACATGGCAATTGGATAGGCGATTTATCATTGTTGAAAGATATTGCTGAAGATCCTGTAATTTTTGGTTCCAAATTAATTGCAGAAGGTTGGGATGCTGCTGGTGGATATTTTTTAGGTGCATTCCCTGAAAGATGGGCGGAATGGAATGGAAAATTTAGAGATTCTGTAAGAAGGTTTGTTCGAGGTGATGAAGGGTTAGTTGCTGAAATTGCATGTAGAATCGCTGGAAGCGAAGATTTATACGGAAACAAATCTCCTGTTGCTAGTGTAAATTTTATAACTTCACATGACGGATTTACATTGTGGGATTTAGTTTCCTATAATGAAAAACACAATGAAGAAAATGGAGAAAAAAATAATGATGGTTCTAATGATAATTATAGTTTTAATTATGGTATAGAAGGAGAAACTAATGATGAAAATATAATAAAAATTAGAAAAAAACAGATAAAAAATTTTTTTACTATCCTTATGATCTCTCAAGGTACGCCAATGATATATATGGGTGATGAATTTTGTCGAACACAATATGGAAACAATAATGCATATTGTCAAGATACAATAAAAAATTGGGTTGATTGGAAAAGAAAAGAAGATTTTTCTGATATATTTAAATTTGTTAAGAAATTAATAAACTTTAGAAAATCTCATCATACTTTAAGACGAGAACATTTTTTTACAGGAAAAGATTATTCTGGTGACGGAATACCTGACATTACGTGGCATGGTGTTAAACTAAATCAACCTGATTTTTCTCATTATTCTAAATCTTTAGCTTTTATGATAAGCGGTATAGACTTTGTAGATCAAAGTCTTCCACCTGATAACGATGTATATATTGCACTTAATTTTTATGAAAAAGAACTGAAATTTGAACTCCCTGTATTACATAATAAAAATTGGTTTCGTGTAATTGATACCCACTTTGAATCTCCAAATGATTTCCTTGATTTTCCTCAAAAAGTTTCCAATTATTATGTTGTTAAATCTAAAAGTATCATTGTTTTAATTTCTAAATGA
- a CDS encoding DUF3783 domain-containing protein translates to MYDEVKDTPVIILNGFNSDEINKIMKTIKNVDDLPRIIFATTTKTNVNWKIGDLINELRKEDLEVKKALKKALENKK, encoded by the coding sequence ATGTATGATGAAGTAAAAGATACACCTGTTATTATATTAAATGGTTTTAATAGCGATGAAATAAATAAAATTATGAAAACAATAAAAAATGTTGATGACTTACCGAGAATTATTTTTGCAACTACTACAAAAACTAATGTCAATTGGAAAATTGGTGATCTAATAAATGAATTAAGAAAAGAGGATTTAGAAGTAAAAAAGGCTTTGAAAAAAGCATTAGAAAATAAAAAATAA
- a CDS encoding CinA family nicotinamide mononucleotide deamidase-related protein, whose translation MVYIKISILSTGDELVEGDILNTTSKEISNILYSMGFEVSTHINVSDKKDDILSSLKFLFENNDVIIITGGLGSTNDDITKEVVAEFLNEKLVLNEKIYNNIIARYKKFGKTPNKFIKKQALLFENAKILKNDIGSAPGLYLTKNNKHYILLPGPPNEAIPMFKKYLNEIFSNFDAKKIPVKKIQFYNITESQLMSKLEKKLKNIKYSTKLELAIGPSIIFKDNPEKINDIVCFIEKNFSQNIVPNHFIKNLVEKLSFKNKTISTAESCTGGLVGKLITDIPGSSKVYKGSIIAYSNETKNKILNVDKNILEKYSAVSSEVVELMSKNIAQLLNTDFSISISGIAGPENSYNYPIGTVFFGFYNKIYDKIIIEKKIFSGNRAMIREKSAYYSLIRLLKLFL comes from the coding sequence GTGGTTTATATTAAAATTTCTATTTTAAGCACTGGCGATGAACTTGTTGAGGGAGATATACTAAATACTACATCAAAAGAAATTTCTAATATTCTATATTCTATGGGATTTGAAGTATCTACCCATATTAATGTTAGTGATAAAAAAGATGATATTTTATCTTCTTTAAAATTTCTTTTTGAAAATAATGATGTAATAATAATAACTGGTGGCCTTGGGTCTACAAATGATGATATTACTAAAGAGGTTGTTGCCGAATTTCTAAATGAGAAGTTAGTTCTTAATGAAAAAATTTATAATAATATTATTGCTAGATATAAAAAATTCGGGAAAACGCCAAACAAATTTATAAAAAAACAAGCTTTATTATTTGAAAATGCTAAAATACTAAAAAATGATATAGGTAGTGCTCCAGGATTATACTTAACAAAAAATAACAAACATTATATTTTATTACCTGGCCCCCCAAATGAGGCTATCCCTATGTTTAAAAAATATTTAAATGAAATTTTTTCTAATTTCGATGCTAAAAAGATTCCTGTAAAAAAAATCCAATTTTATAATATTACTGAATCGCAACTAATGTCTAAACTGGAAAAAAAACTAAAAAATATTAAATATTCGACAAAATTAGAACTGGCTATTGGACCTTCAATAATATTTAAAGACAATCCAGAAAAAATAAATGATATCGTTTGTTTCATTGAAAAAAATTTCTCTCAAAATATCGTCCCAAACCATTTTATAAAAAATCTTGTAGAAAAATTATCTTTTAAAAACAAAACAATTTCTACAGCTGAATCGTGTACCGGAGGTTTAGTTGGAAAGTTGATAACTGATATACCAGGTTCCTCAAAAGTTTATAAAGGAAGCATAATTGCATATTCTAACGAAACGAAAAATAAAATCTTAAATGTTGACAAGAATATTTTAGAAAAATATAGTGCAGTAAGTTCAGAAGTTGTTGAACTTATGTCAAAAAATATTGCTCAACTTTTAAATACAGATTTTTCAATATCTATAAGCGGAATAGCTGGCCCAGAGAATTCCTACAATTATCCTATAGGCACAGTGTTTTTCGGATTTTATAACAAAATTTATGATAAAATAATAATTGAAAAAAAGATATTTTCCGGAAATAGAGCTATGATTAGAGAAAAATCTGCTTATTATTCGCTAATAAGATTATTAAAACTGTTTTTATAG